The genomic DNA CGCTAAGCTTTATGAGAATTTGAAAAAAAGGAGCGCGACAACTAGAAATGAAACAAGTAGTCTTCGAACAAAAAGTAAAAAAACAGTTGTGGTTTTTAAATAAAAAAGAAAAGAATTTATTAGAAGAAAAGTTAAAAGAATATAGTCAAATTCAATCTGGAGAAAATGAAGCAAAGAAATATAATAAACCGGTTAAATTTGCCAATCATTTTTTGAAACAACATATATACAAAGAAAAAGAAGTATCTAGTTTAACTTTGCTTCTTCTGTTAATTGGTATGGTGTTACTATATGCGTTATTATTGGGGCTATTCTTAGCAGGCTTTATTACTAGTCTTACTGCGGTAAACTTCTTTATCAATCCTCAAGTTTCAATGCCAGTCATCAATGTTATCTTGATATTAATTGGGGCTATATTACTAGCATTAGTGAGTCTTTACTTAATAAAATCTGTCACAGCTTATTTTACTAAGAAATTATTAGAATATAAGTTTAACAAGTAACTTCGGATGTATATTTTTCTAAGAAATATATGTCGATTTATGCATTAAATGTAACAATAATGTACTTTCTTGCCATTTTTTATAAAGTAAAGTATAAGATTCATCGACTTTAAGTTGTACATTATTTTCAAACGTAACGATAGTTCCTTCAAGGTCAGAACATAAACCAATGATAGCAACAGCATTTATATAAAGTTGAAGTGGTGCCCGTTGTTGCTTGATAGGAAATAAAATAACATTATTAGAAATATATATAGGTACTAATTTATTAATAGCCAACAAACGCTTGCCAACTTTTAACTGTTGTGAATATGATTTGTTATGTTGCTCAAGATAATAAGTTAGTACCTTTTTTATTGGAAAAGGCAGAACCATTTCATACGACTTAAAACGACACTTTGTTTTGAGCGAACTACCAGTCAATGTTTGAATATATAATAATTGGTACGTATTATGTGGTAACAATTTAAACACCTTCGTGAACATAAGCGTGGAACTTTTTAATAGTAGAGGATTTATACTTTTTAATAGTTGAAATAGACATGTTCATTAATTTTGCAATTTCATATTGTTTATAACCTTGCATAAAATAATGGAACCACGTTAATTCATTATGATTGAGTAGTTGAGAGATATCTTTGCGGTAATGGATTAAGTTTTCGAAAGTAAAGCAATCATATGGGGAAATTTGAACTTCATCAGTACTTGTCGTTTCTGGGCTCAGGCTTTCTTTTCTAAAAATATCTATAAGATAAAATTTTAAACGTGTATAAAGAAAAGAAGATAGGCAAATGTTTGATGTACAATCATAACATTGAGATAATTCCCAGAATTTTATTAACAATAATTGATAAAATTCATCATAATTATACGTTATGTGATATTGTTTTAATAGATAATGAATAATTCTATGGTGTTTGATATATATTTCATCAAAATTCAATATAAATCATTGACGCTCCTTGTTTATGCGCATAAATGAATTTCCGGATAATTAAAATATAATCTTAAAAAGATGAATTATCATTTGCGTAATTTCATAAATAGGTGTTAAATAGTAAACATAGAATGACTAAACTAGCTAAAACATGTCTAAATTCTTGTCAAAGTAAAGAATATGACATTTATATAAGATGATACCTAACATTCGAAAATAAATAAGGCTTATAGCCAATCCAATACATGGGAGGTATAAATTTGGACTATGCACATTTAAATCTTGAGCATTTTTTTGCGAGAAACGATGATTTAGATATTATTAGAGATCGCTCAGAATTTGTAATGATTAATAATTTCACTAATGAAATGATGTATCGTGATGGTGAAATTGAAGGCACAATTGATTTAAATCAATATTACTATAAGAATAGATCACAGGCAGCGAGTTTCATTATGATGGACTATCGTAATGCAAATAAGTAAAACGTTCACTAACAAATGACTATTTAAGTAATGAAATTCTATTTATTTCATTACTTTTTATTTTGCAAAGTTTCATTTTGATTACTTTTATTTTATGAATATGTAACATTGCAATTATAAAATTGTTTAACGGTATTAATAATGTTAAACTTTATTATCATGAAAGACTTTTAATAAGATTACAACAATGACCTAAGAGGTGTGAATATGACGAAGCACAAAAAAGGCTCAATAATAGGCCTAGTGGGGCTACTGATTGTTTTAGTAGCAGCGGGTTTTGTCTTCTTTTCAATGATTTCTGACCAAATATTTTTTAAGAAAGTCAATGAAGAAGAAAGTGTAGAACATTTAAATGTCACACTTGATAAGGCTGCAGAAAAACAAATTGATAACTACACAAGTCAACAAGTTTCAAATAAAAATAATACAGCTTGGCGAGATGCTTCATCGAGCGAAATTAAAGCTGCAATGGATAGTAGCAAATTTATCGATAATGACAAGCAAAAATATCAATTCTTAGATTTATCTAAATATCAAGGTATTGATGAAAATCGTATTAAACGTATGTTGTTTGATAGACCTACACTATTAAAGCATACCGACGCATTTATCAGTGCAGCTAAAGAAAAACATGTAAACGAAGTATACTTAATTTCACATGCATTATTAGAAACTGGTTCAGTAAAAAGTGATTTAGCTAATGGTGTTGAAATAGATGGAAAAAAATATTATAACTTCTATGGTGTAGGTGCACTAGATAGCGACCCAATTAAAACGGGTGCTGAATATGCTAAAAAACATGGATGGGATACGCCTGATAAAGCTATTAAAGGTGGGGCTGACTTTATCCATCGTCATTTCCTATCACATAATGATCAAAACACATTATATAGCATGAGATGGAATCCTAAAAATCCTGGTGAACATCAATACGCTACAGACATTAAGTGGGCAGAAAGTAATGCTGAAATTATTTCAGATTTCTATAAAGAAATGAAAACAGAAGGTAAATACTTTAAACTTTATGTTTACAAGGACGATAATAAACATCAGAAATAATTAAAAAAACCCAATCTCCATAAATATGAGTGGAGATTGGGTTTTCTGTGTCTTATACTATTATTCCGCTTTATTTTTTCTGCTTAACCAAGTAAAAGCTATAACAAAAACGAGAGCGACTTTCAGTAAAAATTTCATTGACTTCACCTCAATACAAAGATTTTAACATATAATTTCATGGTTAAAAGTAATAAGGGGTGGCAATAGTGTCAATGAGTATAAATCATTTTAACGATATGAACTTATTGATATAATACTATAATAATCTATAAAAATTTGAGAAGATTTGAAGGATGATGTTAAACATGCGAGTTGCAATAATTGGAATGGGGACGGCTGGTGTAAGTGTTTTAAGACAACTAGTAAAACATGATAATTTTAAAAACTTAAAAGTTGATGTTTATGATAATGAAAAGAATATGGGGCAAGGTGTACCTTTTCAAAATGATAGTAGTCAGTTATTAATTAATTTACCTACTAAAAATATGAGTTTGAATTTAGATGATGATGAAGAATTTTGGAAATGGTACCAGGCACAAGCTACATTTAAATTTGAAAACCCAACTTATTTACCTCGATTTGTTTTCGGTCACTACATGAAGTCCTATTTATCAACGTATGAAATGAAGTACGATAATTTATCCGTGATAAATAAGCCAGTACATGAAATTTTTACAAATTCAGAAATAGATGAAACAACTATCAAATACTTTGTGTGTACATCAGAAGATATGAAAGAATGGAAGGCATATGATTATATTTTTCTTACTGTTGGCACCTTTGCATACCATGATCCATATCATTTAAAAGGTAAGAAAGGATACATACAAAATCCTTATCCTACATATAATACGCTAGATGACGTGTCTCAAGATGATGATATTGCTATTATAGGAACAGGGTTAGCTAGCTTGGATGTTGTGCGCTATGTGGCTACTCATCATCCTAAATTACCAATTACAATGACGAGTCGCTCAGCAAATTTACCTAGTGTTAGAGGGAATATGAAAGCGACAAACTTTAAACATTTAACAAAATCAAAATTTAATGAAGTAAAGACACAACATTATGGCAATATGCCTTTACAAGTTGCTTTTGATTTGTTTAAAGCTGAATGTAAGGATTATCAAATTGATCTTGAAAAGATGGTTTATCGACGTACAGGTGATACAATTCGTGACTTACAATATGATTTAGAGCATCCAGATGAGTTAGGTGTATTTCAAAGTCTTATTGAAAATGTTAAAGAGAACTTAAATTGGATATGGAATAGTTTAAGTCGTGAAGATCAAAAAGAATTTGATAGACGTTTCACAAAAATCATTCAACTGAACTCTAATCCAATGCCACCACGTACGGCTAAACTTGTCATTGAGCTTATTAAAAATAAATCTTTAATCGTTAAAGCGGGATTAGAAGATATTAAATATAAAGATAATTGTTTCAATTTAAAATTTAAAGATGATAGTACAATTTATCCGCACCATGTCATTATTAATTCAACAGGCTCTAAAACGCATTTATCAGATTTAGATGAAGATGATCAACTTATTCTTAACTTAGAAAACCGACAAATCGTCCAATCTCATCCAATGGGAGGGATTCAAATTATTCCCGAAACTAACCAAGTTATTAGCCCACGATATGGAACATTAAATAACATGATTGCTATAGGTCAGGTTACAAATGGGGTTAATAAGCTTCGGAATGGCGTTAAAATGATAGTTGATCAAGCAGTCAATGCA from Staphylococcus taiwanensis includes the following:
- a CDS encoding competence protein ComK codes for the protein MLPHNTYQLLYIQTLTGSSLKTKCRFKSYEMVLPFPIKKVLTYYLEQHNKSYSQQLKVGKRLLAINKLVPIYISNNVILFPIKQQRAPLQLYINAVAIIGLCSDLEGTIVTFENNVQLKVDESYTLLYKKWQESTLLLHLMHKSTYIS
- a CDS encoding sigma-70 family RNA polymerase sigma factor, with the translated sequence MNFDEIYIKHHRIIHYLLKQYHITYNYDEFYQLLLIKFWELSQCYDCTSNICLSSFLYTRLKFYLIDIFRKESLSPETTSTDEVQISPYDCFTFENLIHYRKDISQLLNHNELTWFHYFMQGYKQYEIAKLMNMSISTIKKYKSSTIKKFHAYVHEGV
- a CDS encoding N-acetylglucosaminidase → MTKHKKGSIIGLVGLLIVLVAAGFVFFSMISDQIFFKKVNEEESVEHLNVTLDKAAEKQIDNYTSQQVSNKNNTAWRDASSSEIKAAMDSSKFIDNDKQKYQFLDLSKYQGIDENRIKRMLFDRPTLLKHTDAFISAAKEKHVNEVYLISHALLETGSVKSDLANGVEIDGKKYYNFYGVGALDSDPIKTGAEYAKKHGWDTPDKAIKGGADFIHRHFLSHNDQNTLYSMRWNPKNPGEHQYATDIKWAESNAEIISDFYKEMKTEGKYFKLYVYKDDNKHQK
- a CDS encoding FAD/NAD(P)-binding protein; its protein translation is MRVAIIGMGTAGVSVLRQLVKHDNFKNLKVDVYDNEKNMGQGVPFQNDSSQLLINLPTKNMSLNLDDDEEFWKWYQAQATFKFENPTYLPRFVFGHYMKSYLSTYEMKYDNLSVINKPVHEIFTNSEIDETTIKYFVCTSEDMKEWKAYDYIFLTVGTFAYHDPYHLKGKKGYIQNPYPTYNTLDDVSQDDDIAIIGTGLASLDVVRYVATHHPKLPITMTSRSANLPSVRGNMKATNFKHLTKSKFNEVKTQHYGNMPLQVAFDLFKAECKDYQIDLEKMVYRRTGDTIRDLQYDLEHPDELGVFQSLIENVKENLNWIWNSLSREDQKEFDRRFTKIIQLNSNPMPPRTAKLVIELIKNKSLIVKAGLEDIKYKDNCFNLKFKDDSTIYPHHVIINSTGSKTHLSDLDEDDQLILNLENRQIVQSHPMGGIQIIPETNQVISPRYGTLNNMIAIGQVTNGVNKLRNGVKMIVDQAVNAVEYMYEVQSQFDHIDGDE